Proteins found in one Paraburkholderia caballeronis genomic segment:
- a CDS encoding phosphoribosylaminoimidazolesuccinocarboxamide synthase: MSTLYESTLRSLPLLGRGKVRDNYAVGNDKLLIVTTDRLSAFDVIMGEPIPGKGRVLNQMANFWFDRLKHVVPNHLTGVDPETVVAADEVEQVKGRAVVVKRLEPILVEAVVRGYLAGSGWKDYQATGAICGVALPPGLQNAQKLPEPIFTPAAKAEMGHHDENITYDEMERRIGTELSATIRDISIRLYREAADYAATRGIIIADTKFEFGLDNHGELYLMDEALTADSSRFWPADQYQVGTNPPSFDKQFVRDWLETQDWKKEPPAPKLPDDVIAKTSAKYQEALERLTGQKLA, encoded by the coding sequence ATGTCTACCCTCTACGAATCCACGCTCCGCTCGCTGCCGCTCCTCGGCCGCGGCAAGGTCCGCGACAACTATGCGGTGGGCAACGACAAGCTGCTGATCGTCACGACCGACCGCCTGTCGGCGTTCGACGTGATCATGGGCGAGCCGATTCCGGGCAAGGGCCGGGTGCTGAACCAGATGGCGAACTTCTGGTTCGACCGGCTGAAGCACGTGGTGCCGAACCACCTGACCGGCGTCGATCCGGAAACGGTCGTCGCCGCCGACGAAGTCGAGCAGGTGAAAGGCCGCGCGGTCGTCGTGAAGCGGCTGGAGCCGATTCTCGTCGAGGCGGTCGTGCGCGGCTACCTCGCGGGCAGCGGCTGGAAGGACTATCAGGCGACCGGCGCGATCTGCGGCGTCGCGCTGCCGCCGGGCCTCCAGAACGCGCAGAAGCTGCCGGAGCCGATCTTCACGCCGGCCGCGAAGGCCGAGATGGGCCACCACGACGAGAACATCACCTACGACGAGATGGAGCGCCGCATCGGCACCGAGCTGTCGGCGACGATCAGGGACATCTCGATCCGCCTGTACAGGGAAGCCGCCGACTACGCGGCGACGCGCGGCATCATCATCGCGGACACGAAGTTCGAATTCGGCCTCGACAACCACGGCGAGCTGTATCTGATGGACGAGGCGCTGACCGCCGACTCGTCGCGCTTCTGGCCGGCGGACCAGTACCAGGTCGGCACGAACCCGCCGTCGTTCGACAAGCAGTTCGTGCGCGACTGGCTCGAAACCCAGGACTGGAAGAAGGAGCCGCCGGCCCCGAAGCTGCCGGACGACGTGATCGCGAAGACGTCCGCGAAGTACCAGGAGGCGCTGGAGCGCCTCACCGGCCAGAAGCTCGCGTGA
- the purE gene encoding 5-(carboxyamino)imidazole ribonucleotide mutase, with protein MTEAQTAHQHAAPLVGVLMGSSSDWETMKHAVAILQEFGVAYEAKVVSAHRMPDEMFEYAERARERGLRAIIAGAGGAAHLPGMLAAKTTVPVLGVPVASKYLKGVDSLHSIVQMPKGVPVATFAIGEAGAANAALFAVSILSVTEPDYANQLAAFRVRQNEAAHAMVLPAL; from the coding sequence ATGACTGAAGCGCAGACCGCTCACCAGCACGCCGCGCCGCTCGTCGGCGTGTTGATGGGCTCCAGCTCGGACTGGGAAACGATGAAGCACGCGGTCGCGATCCTGCAGGAGTTCGGCGTCGCGTACGAGGCGAAGGTGGTGTCCGCGCACCGGATGCCCGACGAGATGTTCGAGTACGCGGAGCGCGCGCGCGAGCGCGGGCTGCGCGCGATCATCGCGGGCGCGGGCGGCGCGGCCCATCTGCCGGGCATGCTCGCCGCGAAGACGACGGTGCCGGTGCTCGGCGTGCCGGTCGCGAGCAAGTATCTGAAGGGCGTCGATTCGCTGCATTCGATCGTGCAGATGCCAAAGGGCGTGCCGGTCGCGACGTTCGCGATCGGCGAGGCGGGCGCGGCGAACGCGGCGCTGTTCGCGGTGTCGATCCTGAGCGTGACCGAGCCCGACTACGCGAACCAGCTTGCCGCATTCCGCGTGCGCCAGAACGAAGCCGCGCACGCGATGGTGTTGCCGGCGCTGTGA
- a CDS encoding response regulator produces the protein MRILLVEDDRMIAEGVRKALRGEGFAVDWVEDGEAALSAANGESYDLVLLDLGLPKRDGLDVLRTLRARGHALPVLIVTARDAVADRVKGLDAGADDYLIKPFDLDELGARMRALIRRQSGRSESMIRHGTLTLDPAAHQVTLDGAPVALSAREFALLEALLARPGAVLSKSQLEEKMYGWGEEIGSNTVEVYIHALRKKLGADLIRNVRGLGYMIAKEA, from the coding sequence ATGCGCATACTGCTTGTCGAAGATGACCGCATGATCGCCGAAGGCGTGCGCAAGGCGCTGCGCGGCGAGGGTTTCGCCGTCGACTGGGTCGAGGACGGCGAAGCCGCGCTGTCGGCCGCGAACGGCGAGTCTTACGATCTCGTGCTGCTCGATCTTGGGCTGCCGAAGCGCGACGGGCTCGACGTGCTGCGCACGCTGCGCGCGCGCGGTCACGCGCTGCCGGTGCTGATCGTCACCGCGCGCGACGCGGTCGCCGATCGCGTGAAGGGCCTCGACGCGGGCGCGGACGACTACCTGATCAAGCCGTTCGATCTCGACGAACTCGGCGCGCGAATGCGCGCGCTGATCCGCCGCCAGTCGGGCCGCAGCGAATCGATGATCCGCCACGGCACGCTGACGCTCGATCCGGCCGCGCATCAGGTGACGCTCGACGGCGCGCCGGTCGCGCTGTCGGCGCGCGAGTTCGCGCTGCTCGAAGCGCTGCTGGCGCGGCCGGGCGCGGTGCTGTCGAAGTCGCAGCTCGAAGAGAAGATGTATGGCTGGGGCGAGGAGATCGGCAGCAATACCGTCGAGGTGTACATCCACGCGCTGCGCAAGAAGCTCGGCGCGGATCTGATCCGCAACGTGCGCGGACTCGGCTACATGATCGCGAAAGAAGCGTGA
- the fba gene encoding class II fructose-bisphosphate aldolase (catalyzes the reversible aldol condensation of dihydroxyacetonephosphate and glyceraldehyde 3-phosphate in the Calvin cycle, glycolysis, and/or gluconeogenesis), whose protein sequence is MPLVSMRQLLDHAAENGYGLPAFNVNNLEQVQTIMAAADQVGAPVIMQASAGARKYAGEAFLRHLIEAAVESYPHIPVVMHQDHGQSPAVCMAAIRSGFSSVMMDGSLQADGKSVASYEYNVDVSRKVVEMAHSIGVTVEAELGVLGSLETMMGDKEDGHGAEGTMTREQLLTDPEQAADFVKLTQCDALAIAIGTSHGAYKFSKKPTGDILSIARIKEIHARIPNTHLVMHGSSSVPQELLAEIREFGGDMKETYGVPVEEIQEGIRHGVRKINIDTDLRLAITGAIRRYLAENPSKFDPRDYLKPAREAAKKVCVDRYLAFGCEGQASKIKPVALDRMAERYKSGELAQIVR, encoded by the coding sequence ATGCCTCTCGTATCAATGCGTCAACTGCTGGATCACGCCGCCGAAAACGGCTACGGTTTGCCCGCGTTCAACGTGAACAATCTCGAACAGGTGCAGACCATCATGGCCGCCGCCGACCAGGTCGGCGCGCCGGTGATCATGCAGGCGTCGGCAGGCGCGCGCAAATACGCTGGCGAAGCATTCCTGCGTCATCTGATCGAGGCGGCTGTCGAATCGTATCCGCACATCCCGGTCGTGATGCACCAGGACCACGGCCAGTCGCCGGCGGTCTGCATGGCGGCGATCCGCAGCGGCTTCTCCAGCGTGATGATGGACGGCTCGCTGCAGGCCGACGGCAAGTCGGTCGCGTCGTACGAGTACAACGTGGACGTGTCGCGGAAGGTCGTCGAGATGGCGCATTCGATCGGCGTCACGGTCGAGGCGGAACTGGGCGTGCTCGGCTCGCTGGAAACGATGATGGGCGACAAGGAAGACGGCCACGGCGCGGAAGGCACGATGACCCGCGAGCAACTGCTGACCGACCCGGAGCAGGCCGCCGACTTCGTGAAGCTCACGCAGTGCGATGCGCTCGCGATCGCGATCGGCACGTCGCACGGCGCGTACAAGTTCTCGAAGAAGCCGACCGGCGACATCCTGTCGATCGCCCGCATCAAGGAGATCCACGCGCGCATTCCGAACACGCACCTCGTGATGCACGGTTCGTCGTCGGTGCCGCAGGAACTGCTCGCGGAAATCCGCGAGTTCGGCGGCGACATGAAGGAAACCTATGGCGTGCCGGTCGAGGAGATCCAGGAAGGCATCCGCCACGGCGTGCGCAAGATCAACATCGACACCGACCTGCGCCTCGCGATCACCGGCGCGATCCGCCGCTACCTGGCGGAGAATCCGTCGAAGTTCGATCCGCGCGACTACCTGAAGCCGGCGCGCGAAGCGGCGAAGAAGGTCTGTGTGGACCGCTACCTCGCGTTCGGCTGCGAAGGCCAGGCGTCGAAGATCAAGCCGGTCGCGCTCGACAGGATGGCCGAGCGCTACAAGTCGGGCGAGCTGGCGCAGATCGTTCGGTAA
- a CDS encoding L-threonylcarbamoyladenylate synthase: protein MPDQPRSADAPRVDPADIERAAALLDAGQLVAFPTETVYGLGGDAQSPDAVARIYAAKGRPANHPVIVHLPPGGDPRYWAADWPEAAQKLVDAFWPGPLTLIVKRHPRIPDAVSGGQDSVGLRCPSHPVAQALLAAFSARRGGQGGVAAPSANRFGHVSPTTAQHVRDEFGPSIHVLDGGPSDVGIESTIVDLSRGFPALLRPGHVTPDDIARVLGEAPRLPDGSDATAPRASGTLKAHYAPRTPLALLPFDLLEPLLAARTADEPVALVARASRAGAWASAPGVRFVAAPEDPQAYARELYRLLRALDRANVARILIEKLPETIEWIAVNDRLGRAAAAFEAQE, encoded by the coding sequence ATGCCGGACCAGCCTCGATCCGCCGACGCGCCGCGCGTCGATCCAGCCGACATCGAGCGCGCGGCCGCGCTGCTCGACGCAGGGCAGCTCGTCGCGTTTCCGACCGAGACCGTGTACGGCCTCGGCGGCGACGCGCAGAGCCCCGACGCGGTCGCGCGGATCTACGCGGCGAAGGGGCGGCCGGCGAACCATCCGGTGATCGTGCATCTGCCGCCGGGCGGCGATCCGCGCTACTGGGCCGCCGACTGGCCGGAGGCCGCGCAGAAGCTCGTCGATGCGTTCTGGCCCGGCCCGCTGACGCTGATCGTGAAGCGCCATCCGCGCATTCCGGATGCGGTGAGCGGCGGGCAGGATTCGGTCGGGCTGCGCTGTCCGTCGCACCCGGTCGCGCAGGCGCTGCTCGCGGCGTTTTCGGCGCGGCGCGGCGGGCAGGGCGGCGTCGCCGCGCCGTCCGCGAACCGCTTCGGCCACGTGAGCCCGACCACCGCGCAGCACGTGCGCGACGAATTCGGCCCGTCGATCCACGTGCTCGACGGCGGGCCGTCCGACGTCGGGATCGAATCGACGATCGTCGACCTGTCGCGCGGCTTTCCGGCGCTGCTGCGGCCCGGCCACGTGACGCCGGACGACATCGCGCGGGTGCTCGGCGAAGCGCCGCGTCTGCCGGACGGTTCCGACGCGACCGCGCCGCGCGCGTCCGGCACGCTGAAGGCGCACTACGCGCCGCGCACGCCGCTCGCGCTGCTGCCGTTCGACCTGCTCGAACCGTTGCTGGCGGCGCGGACGGCGGATGAACCGGTCGCGCTGGTCGCGCGTGCGTCGCGGGCGGGCGCGTGGGCGAGCGCGCCGGGCGTGCGTTTCGTCGCCGCGCCCGAAGATCCGCAGGCTTATGCGCGCGAGCTTTATCGCTTGCTGCGCGCGCTCGATCGCGCGAACGTCGCGCGAATCCTGATCGAGAAGCTGCCCGAAACGATCGAATGGATCGCGGTCAACGACCGGCTCGGCCGCGCGGCGGCGGCGTTCGAGGCGCAGGAGTAG
- the pyk gene encoding pyruvate kinase, with product MHRATKIVATIGPASSAPDVLLQMIRAGLDVVRLNFSHGTADDHRQRAETVRECARQVGREVAIMADLQGPKIRVGKFENGKTTLVPGHPFVLDSECELGNDDRVGLDYKDLPRDLKPGDVLLLNDGLIVLDVVRVIGSEIHTTVRIGGELSNNKGINRQGGGLTAPALTAKDMEDIRTAMSLGADFVAVSFPKNATDMEMARQLANIAGAPYGIKPKMIAKIERAEAIPALQEILDSSDGIMVARGDLAVEVGNAAVPALQKRMIRMARDSNKFVITATQMMESMIHAPVPTRAEVSDVANAVLDGTDAVMLSAESAAGKYPVQTIETMAAICVEAEKSEQSELDKDFLDRTFTRIDQSIAMGALFTAFHLGAKAIVALTESGSTALWMSRHWTHVPIFALTPRVGSERAMTLFRNVTPLHLDTSSDRDTALQQALEVVVSKGYASRGDMVVLTVGEPMGQPGGTNTLKIVRVGDAL from the coding sequence ATGCATCGCGCTACCAAGATTGTCGCCACCATTGGCCCGGCTTCCAGCGCGCCGGACGTCCTGCTGCAGATGATTCGGGCGGGACTCGACGTGGTGCGTCTCAACTTTTCGCACGGCACCGCGGACGATCATCGCCAGCGCGCCGAAACCGTGCGGGAATGCGCCCGCCAGGTCGGCCGCGAAGTCGCGATCATGGCCGACCTGCAAGGGCCGAAGATCCGCGTCGGCAAGTTCGAGAACGGCAAGACCACGCTCGTGCCGGGCCACCCGTTCGTCCTCGACTCGGAATGCGAACTCGGCAACGACGACCGCGTCGGCCTCGATTACAAGGACCTGCCGCGCGACCTGAAGCCGGGCGACGTGCTGCTGCTGAACGACGGGCTGATCGTGCTCGACGTCGTGCGCGTGATCGGCAGCGAGATCCACACGACCGTGCGCATCGGCGGCGAGCTGTCGAACAACAAGGGCATCAACCGCCAGGGCGGCGGCCTCACCGCGCCCGCGCTGACCGCGAAGGACATGGAGGACATCCGCACCGCGATGTCGCTCGGCGCGGACTTCGTCGCGGTGTCGTTCCCGAAGAACGCGACCGACATGGAGATGGCGCGCCAGCTCGCGAACATCGCGGGCGCGCCGTACGGCATCAAGCCGAAGATGATCGCGAAGATCGAGCGCGCGGAAGCGATCCCCGCGTTGCAGGAGATCCTCGACTCGTCGGACGGCATCATGGTCGCGCGCGGCGACCTCGCGGTCGAAGTCGGCAACGCGGCGGTGCCGGCGCTGCAAAAGCGCATGATCCGGATGGCGCGCGACTCGAACAAGTTCGTGATCACCGCGACGCAGATGATGGAGTCGATGATCCACGCGCCGGTGCCGACCCGCGCGGAGGTGTCCGACGTTGCGAACGCGGTGCTCGACGGCACCGACGCGGTGATGCTGTCCGCGGAGTCGGCGGCCGGCAAGTATCCGGTGCAGACGATCGAGACGATGGCCGCGATCTGCGTCGAGGCCGAGAAGTCCGAGCAGTCCGAACTCGACAAGGATTTTCTCGACCGCACGTTCACGCGGATCGACCAGTCGATCGCGATGGGCGCGCTGTTCACCGCGTTCCATCTCGGCGCGAAGGCGATCGTCGCGCTGACCGAGTCCGGCTCCACCGCGCTGTGGATGTCGCGCCACTGGACCCACGTGCCGATCTTCGCGTTGACGCCGCGGGTCGGCAGCGAACGCGCGATGACGCTGTTCCGCAACGTCACGCCGCTGCATCTCGACACCAGCTCCGATCGCGACACCGCGCTCCAGCAGGCGCTCGAAGTCGTCGTCAGCAAGGGTTACGCGTCGCGCGGCGACATGGTGGTGCTGACGGTCGGCGAGCCGATGGGGCAGCCGGGCGGCACCAACACGCTGAAGATCGTGCGCGTCGGCGACGCGCTCTGA
- the dacB gene encoding D-alanyl-D-alanine carboxypeptidase/D-alanyl-D-alanine endopeptidase: protein MPPALPVAPSADRSRPRSRSSRATHVPSFPPAALRHGPFARLAAAATLACAALIGAQPALAQPAGERTPAVNVTTVLPPSVMAGLQRAHVPLSDVSVVIEKIGDRLPSVAVNAGQPMMPASTMKLVTTWTALSMLGPDFRWRTSAYTEGSVDASGVLHGDLYIKGTGDPKLVPEELIDLVQKIRAAGITRIDGALVLDKTEFDASTRDLPPFDDDANAPYNVGPDPLLYAFKSLTFTLAPSREGVSVDVIPPISQLQIDNHIRMRAGACNGLLPTPQIEPGANGEVTASFAGAYAMRCGERSINMAAPVDHSAFFAGGFLALWQQAGGSFGGAIREGKVPPGARLVAVHQSPPLADVVHDINKFSNNVMARNLFLTLGAVASRSPSTTAKAASAVTTFLRRNGVDMPELVLDNGCGLSRDEHVSALSLANLLQAANASPVAQVFVDSLPVAGVDGTMRNRLANQPVGGNAHIKTGTLRDVRAIAGYVAGANGETYVVVSLINDPRAEAARAAHDALLEWVYQGMPEEAPVYVEPHPKRAPKHLRKEARRRGAH from the coding sequence ATGCCGCCCGCCCTGCCCGTTGCTCCGTCCGCCGACCGTTCCCGCCCGCGCTCCCGTTCATCGCGCGCCACGCACGTCCCGTCGTTCCCGCCCGCTGCGCTCCGTCACGGCCCCTTCGCCCGCCTCGCCGCCGCGGCAACGCTCGCGTGCGCCGCGCTGATCGGCGCGCAGCCGGCGCTCGCGCAGCCGGCCGGCGAACGCACGCCGGCCGTCAACGTGACGACCGTGCTGCCGCCGTCGGTGATGGCCGGCCTCCAGCGCGCGCACGTGCCGCTGTCGGACGTCAGCGTCGTGATCGAGAAGATCGGCGACCGGCTGCCGAGCGTCGCGGTCAACGCCGGCCAACCGATGATGCCCGCGTCGACGATGAAGCTCGTCACGACGTGGACCGCGCTGTCGATGCTCGGCCCCGACTTCCGCTGGCGCACGAGCGCGTACACGGAAGGCTCGGTCGATGCGTCCGGCGTGCTGCACGGCGACCTGTACATCAAGGGCACCGGCGACCCGAAGCTGGTGCCTGAAGAGCTGATCGACCTCGTGCAGAAGATCCGCGCGGCCGGCATCACGCGCATCGACGGCGCGCTGGTGCTCGACAAGACCGAGTTCGACGCGTCGACGCGCGACCTGCCGCCGTTCGACGACGACGCGAACGCGCCGTACAACGTCGGCCCCGACCCGCTGCTGTACGCGTTCAAGTCGCTGACGTTCACGCTCGCGCCGTCGCGCGAAGGCGTATCGGTCGACGTGATCCCGCCGATCTCGCAGTTGCAGATCGACAACCACATCCGGATGCGCGCCGGCGCATGCAACGGTTTGCTGCCGACGCCGCAGATCGAGCCCGGCGCGAACGGCGAGGTCACCGCGAGTTTCGCCGGCGCTTACGCGATGCGCTGCGGCGAGCGGTCGATCAACATGGCCGCGCCGGTCGATCATTCGGCGTTCTTCGCGGGCGGCTTCCTCGCACTGTGGCAGCAGGCCGGCGGCAGCTTCGGCGGCGCGATCCGCGAAGGCAAGGTGCCGCCGGGCGCGCGGCTCGTCGCGGTCCATCAGAGCCCGCCGCTCGCGGACGTCGTGCACGACATCAACAAGTTCAGCAACAACGTGATGGCGCGCAACCTGTTCCTGACGCTCGGCGCCGTCGCGTCCAGGTCGCCTTCGACGACCGCGAAGGCCGCGTCCGCGGTCACGACGTTCCTGCGCCGCAACGGCGTCGACATGCCCGAACTCGTGCTGGACAACGGCTGCGGGCTGTCGCGCGACGAACACGTGAGCGCGCTGTCGCTCGCGAACCTGCTGCAGGCCGCGAACGCGAGTCCGGTCGCGCAGGTGTTCGTCGATTCGCTGCCGGTCGCCGGCGTCGACGGCACGATGCGCAACCGGCTCGCGAACCAGCCGGTCGGCGGCAACGCGCACATCAAGACCGGCACGCTGCGCGACGTGCGCGCGATCGCCGGTTACGTCGCGGGCGCGAACGGCGAGACCTATGTCGTCGTCAGCCTCATCAACGATCCGCGCGCGGAAGCGGCGCGCGCCGCGCACGACGCGCTGCTCGAATGGGTGTACCAGGGCATGCCTGAAGAAGCGCCGGTGTACGTCGAACCGCATCCGAAGCGCGCGCCGAAGCATCTGCGCAAAGAAGCCCGCCGCCGCGGCGCGCATTGA
- a CDS encoding SGNH/GDSL hydrolase family protein produces the protein MKQRATTHRKLLRTTQIAIASAAFALLAACGGGGGDNNNNASNTPAGGVTLQVVSFGDSLSDVGTYTPNILPGFGGGKFTTNPGEIWVQKIAEYYGGTISPAYEGGFGLPLTATGGLGYAQGGSDVSAANPQGMGWLPNNAAATTVPVETQIGNYLSAHGSFNANQLVLVNGGANDIFQFSTAQNLTALATALQTGFPQAVAAQQVPNTPAGQVQFIAGYLQSNNTQVAQAAVALATQIQKIVSSGATHVVLMTVPDIGQTPQGVTADAQQAGTAAVLTGVTAAYNGMVEQLIQPLIQSGQVIVADAFTWLDTVALPNYQAEGFTVSNTGTACNLQSMQASATQYAQQHPEVLAGGITAEQYGSQFASSLFCSPQTYTTANADQTYMFADLVHPSTHMHALFAQYVEQTIAKTGLGK, from the coding sequence ATGAAGCAACGAGCAACGACCCATCGCAAGCTGCTGCGCACGACGCAGATCGCCATCGCCAGCGCGGCCTTCGCGCTGCTCGCCGCATGCGGCGGCGGTGGCGGCGACAACAACAACAACGCGAGCAACACGCCGGCCGGCGGCGTGACGCTGCAGGTCGTGTCGTTCGGGGACAGCCTGTCCGACGTCGGCACCTACACGCCGAACATCCTCCCCGGCTTCGGCGGCGGCAAGTTCACGACGAATCCGGGCGAGATCTGGGTGCAGAAAATCGCCGAATACTACGGCGGCACGATCTCCCCGGCCTACGAAGGCGGCTTCGGGCTGCCGCTCACCGCGACGGGCGGGCTCGGCTACGCGCAGGGCGGCTCGGACGTCAGCGCGGCGAATCCGCAGGGGATGGGATGGCTGCCGAACAACGCGGCGGCGACCACGGTGCCGGTCGAGACGCAGATCGGCAACTATCTGTCCGCGCACGGCAGCTTCAACGCGAACCAGCTCGTGCTGGTCAACGGCGGCGCGAACGACATTTTCCAGTTCTCGACCGCGCAGAACCTCACCGCGCTGGCGACTGCGCTGCAAACCGGCTTCCCGCAAGCCGTCGCGGCCCAGCAGGTGCCGAACACGCCGGCGGGCCAGGTGCAGTTCATCGCCGGCTACCTGCAATCGAACAACACCCAGGTCGCGCAGGCGGCCGTCGCGCTCGCGACGCAGATCCAGAAGATCGTCAGCTCGGGCGCGACGCACGTGGTGCTGATGACGGTGCCGGACATCGGCCAGACGCCGCAGGGCGTCACCGCGGACGCGCAGCAGGCCGGCACGGCCGCGGTGCTGACGGGCGTCACCGCCGCCTACAACGGGATGGTGGAGCAGTTGATCCAGCCGCTGATCCAGTCGGGCCAGGTGATCGTCGCCGATGCATTCACGTGGCTCGACACCGTCGCGCTGCCGAACTACCAGGCCGAGGGCTTCACGGTGTCGAACACCGGCACCGCGTGCAACCTGCAGTCGATGCAGGCCAGCGCGACACAGTACGCGCAGCAGCATCCGGAAGTGCTGGCGGGCGGCATCACGGCCGAACAGTACGGCTCCCAGTTCGCGTCGTCGCTGTTCTGCTCGCCGCAGACGTACACGACGGCCAACGCGGACCAGACGTACATGTTCGCCGACCTGGTCCACCCGAGCACGCACATGCACGCGCTGTTCGCGCAATACGTCGAGCAGACCATCGCGAAGACCGGCCTCGGCAAATAG
- a CDS encoding 5-(carboxyamino)imidazole ribonucleotide synthase, with product MNPDHNTPVSPILPGAWLGMVGGGQLGRMFCFAAQAMGYRVAVLDPDPNSPAGSVADRHLRAPYDDEAALTELARLCAAVSTEFENVPAQSLDALAKTTFVSPAGRCVAIAQDRIAEKRFIAAAGVPVAPHVVIESSQALAALTDDALAAVLPGILKTARLGYDGKGQVRVTNADEVREAHASLGGVPCVLEKRLPLKFEVSALIARGANGATAVYPLAQNTHRNGVLSHTIVPAPDASPALVQQAQQAALQIAAKLGYVGVLCVEFFVLEDGTMVANEMAPRPHNSGHYTVDACATSQFEQQVRAMTAMPLGDTRQHSPAVMLNILGDVWFPCGAGESKAQKGAAPVTPPWNEVAAMPAARLHLYGKEDARPGRKMGHVNFTAPTLDEARAAARDCARLLHIITG from the coding sequence ATGAACCCAGACCACAACACCCCGGTTTCCCCGATCCTGCCCGGCGCCTGGCTCGGCATGGTGGGCGGCGGCCAGCTCGGCCGCATGTTCTGCTTCGCCGCGCAGGCGATGGGCTACCGCGTCGCCGTGCTCGACCCGGACCCGAACAGCCCGGCTGGCAGCGTCGCCGACCGCCATCTGCGCGCGCCGTACGACGACGAAGCCGCGCTGACCGAACTCGCGCGGCTGTGCGCGGCGGTCTCGACCGAATTCGAGAACGTGCCCGCGCAGAGCCTCGACGCGCTCGCGAAAACGACGTTCGTGAGCCCGGCGGGCCGCTGCGTCGCGATCGCGCAGGACCGGATCGCGGAGAAGCGGTTCATCGCGGCGGCCGGCGTGCCGGTCGCGCCGCACGTCGTGATCGAGTCGTCGCAGGCGCTCGCCGCGCTGACCGACGACGCGCTCGCGGCCGTGCTGCCGGGCATCCTGAAAACCGCGCGGCTCGGCTACGACGGCAAGGGCCAGGTGCGCGTGACCAATGCGGACGAGGTGCGCGAGGCGCATGCGTCGCTCGGCGGCGTGCCGTGCGTGCTCGAAAAGCGGCTGCCGCTGAAGTTCGAGGTGTCCGCGCTGATCGCGCGCGGCGCGAACGGCGCGACGGCCGTGTATCCGCTCGCGCAGAACACGCATCGCAACGGCGTGCTGTCGCACACGATCGTGCCGGCCCCGGACGCGAGCCCGGCGCTCGTGCAGCAGGCGCAGCAGGCCGCGTTGCAGATCGCCGCGAAGCTCGGTTACGTCGGCGTGCTGTGCGTCGAGTTCTTCGTGCTCGAAGACGGCACGATGGTCGCGAACGAGATGGCGCCGCGCCCGCACAACTCCGGCCACTACACCGTCGATGCGTGCGCGACGAGCCAGTTCGAGCAGCAGGTGCGCGCGATGACCGCGATGCCGCTCGGCGACACGCGCCAGCACTCGCCGGCCGTGATGCTGAACATCCTCGGCGACGTGTGGTTCCCGTGCGGCGCCGGCGAGTCGAAGGCCCAGAAGGGCGCCGCGCCGGTCACGCCGCCGTGGAACGAGGTGGCGGCGATGCCGGCCGCGCGGCTGCATCTGTACGGCAAGGAGGACGCGCGCCCGGGCCGCAAGATGGGCCACGTGAACTTCACCGCGCCGACGCTCGACGAGGCGCGCGCCGCCGCGCGCGACTGCGCGCGGCTGCTGCACATCATCACCGGTTGA